GCGTGGCCGGCCACGATGGCCTTCGCCCGGTTGCCGCAGCTGGCGCTGTTCGGGTTCGCCGCGGTGTGGTTCGCCGTGGCCACCGCGCGGGGTGCCGCGCACGGCGGCCACGACGGCCGGTGGCAGCCCGGGTTCCACGCCGTGATGATGGCCGCGATGGCGTGGATGGTGTTCGCCATGCCCCGTGCCATGGTGGGCAGCGGAGCGGTGTCGACGACGGACATGCCGGGCATGGAGGGGATGTCCATGCCGCTGCCGGCGGCCGGGGGCGGGGTGCCGGCCGACGTCGTGGTCGTCGCGCTGGTGCTCGCGATCGCGTTCTGCCTGGCCGGGGTCGCGTTCCTCGCGCGGGCGATCGACGGGGCGCGCGCCGCCGCACCGCCGGTCCGGACGGCCGGGTGGGGTGCCGACGCCCTGATGGGCCTCGGCACCACCGTGATGCTGCTCGCGATGCTGTGAGCTCGGGCCGGCGCGAGGAAGAGGGTCGCGGTGGCGGTGGCTGGTCCGACGACATGAATGACTCATTCATGTCGTCGGACGAGGTGAATGGGTCATTCACTGCATCGCGGCCGAGGCTGGACGGGCTGGGCTCTCATGGCGCAGGTCCCGCCGCCCCGGACGACACTAGAGTGATCTCTCCTGCCCACCGGACCGAGGGAACCGCATGAAGATCGCCCGGCTCTTCGCCGCGTCGCTGCTCGCGCTCACCGGCCTGCTGGCCTTCGCCGGGCCGGCGTCCGCGCACACCGCCCTGAAGTCGAGCTCACCCGCGGACGGCGCCAGCCTGGCGGCCCCGCCCCGCAAGGTCGAGCTCACCTTCGAAGAACCCGTGACGCTGCAACCGGACCCGATCGCGGTGACCGGCCCGGACAGTGCGAAGTGGACGGTCTCCGCCTCGTCGGTGACGGACGCGGTGATCACGGCGGCGGTCCTCCCGGCCGGCCCGGCGGGCGCGTACACGCTGACCTACAAGGTCATCTCGGACGACGGCGACAAGGTGACCGGCGAGGTCCACTTCACCCTCACGGCGCCGGCCTCCGTGCCGACGACGGCGAGCCCGGTTTCGCCGTCCGCTCCGGCGGCGACCTCGGCCACACCGCTCGCCGCGGCCCCGCTCAGCGACGGCGGCGGTGTGCCGGCGTGGGTGTGGATCCTGGTCGCCGTGGTGGTTGTGGTCGCCGCGGTCGTGGTTGCCCTGCGGTTGCGCCGGGGGCGGTAGCTGGCCGCTGGCCGGGCGGTTCGTCGCCTGGCCTGTTTGGCTGAGCAGCCCCGGCGCGGGGAAGCGGGGTGCTGACCGGGGCGGGGCGTGCAGGCAGTTTCGTGTTTCGGGGGTGTGCTCTCAGACTGCGTGGTGGCGGTTACCGGCCTTGGCGAGAGTCGGCTGCTGGCTGGTGCGGGCGCGTTGGGGTTCCGGGAGACTGTTCTCCGGCGTCTGGCCAGCTTTAGCGAGCGTCGGATGCGGGGTGGTGCAGGCGGGCTGTCCCCAAATCTGCTCTCAAGCCGCGCGGTGCTGGCTGGCCGGTCTTGGCAGAATCGGCCGCTGGCTGGCGCAGGCGCGTCGGGTCCGGGAGTCCGCTCTCAAGCTGCGCGGTGGCGGCTGGCCGGCCGTCGCGGGAACCGGCTGCGGACCGGCACGAGCGGTGCGGGCGCAGCGTGCTCCGCGAGCCGCACCTCGTCGTCCGTGCCGAGGGCGTCGGCGGTCAGCGGTGCCGGTGCCGGGCGGCGCCGGTGTTCGCGGTGGACCACCACCAGCAGCACCAGGCCGACCAGCAGCAGCCCGTGCGTCAGCAGGCGGCCCGGGCCGACCTGGCCGCCGGACGCGTCGATCACGGACGTCACCCCGAGCACGAGCGTGAAGCCGGCGAACAGCGGCAACTGCGCTCCGGCGGTCCGGGGGCGCAGCGCCGCCCACAGCAGCCCGATGCCCAGTGCGAGGTTCCAGGCCGCGCTTTCGTTGCTCAGGTGGACCGCGCCGGAGTGCGCGGCGTGGGCGTCCGCGGGCAGGAGGAACTCGGCGAACCCGAGTCCGGACTGGACGAGCCCGACCAGGGCCAGCGCGACCCGCGCCCCCCACTTCTCCCGGGACGGCAGCGGCGCCGTCGCGAGGATCGCGGCCGTGAGGTCGGGGACCTCGGGGGCCTGGCGCACCATCGAGCGGCGCAGCCGCCGGGCCTGGTCCTGCCAGGCCTGGCACGCGCCGCAGCCCTGCAGGTGGCGGTCCACCTCGGCTTCGGGCAGCGGGCCGGTCTCGCCGTCCATCGCGGCCGAGAGCGATTCCCGGAAAAGTGCGCAGTCCACGCGTAGATAGTCGCTCATGTGCCCGGCTTGGTTCCAGCGGATCAGCCGACGGCGGTGCGCCGGCGCCCAGGTGCGTCGGCCATCGCCGCGAGCAGGTCGTCGCGGGCACGGGCGACCCGCGAGCGGATCGTGCCGACCGGGCACCCGCACACCTCGGCGGCGTCCGCGTACGACAACCCGAGGGCCTGGGTCAGCACGAACGCGTCCCGCCGCTCCGGATCCAGCGCCCCGACCAGCTGGTCCAGGACCACCTGCTCCTCCAGCAGCGACCGCGTCGCCGGCTCGTCGCGCGCGGAGAGCGTCTGCCAGTCGGCCGCGGACACCGACCGCGGGCGGCAGCGGGCGGCGCGGATGTGGTCGGCGACGGCGCGGCGGGCGATCGAGAGCAGCCACGTGCGCGCCGACGAGTCACCCTTGAACCGGCTCAACGACCCCAGCGCCCGCAGGTAGGTCTCCTGGACGAGGTCGTCCGCGGTCTGCGCGTCGCCGAGGCTCGCCACGAACCGCCGGACGTGCGGCTGCGTGGCGCGCACGAAGTGTTCCAGAGCGACCTGGTCGCCGCGGCCGGCGAGCCGGGCCCAGCGCGTGATCTCGTCATCATCCGCACGAAGTGGCCTCACACCCGCTGATACGGCTCCGGGGCGAGAACGGTTGAAGATGATCTTGCCCGGAATCCGCCGGGAACCATCCGGGCCCGCCGGCCGACCTTGTTACGGCAAGGCCACTGCCCGATCTCGGGAAGGCCACGGCCGGAAGGCGAGACGATGACTCAGAGTACTTACGCTGTGACGGGGATGACCTGCGGCCACTGCGCGGCTTCGGTCCGCGAAGAACTCGGCGAGCTGCCCGGCGTCCGGGCGGTCGACGTCGACGTGCCGGCCGGCCGGGTCGTCGTCACCAGTGAATCGGCCCTGGTTCTCGAGCACGTCGAGAACGCGGTCCGGGTCGCGGGCTACCAGCTCGTCCGATGACCAGCGGGTACCTGCGCGACCCGGTCACCGCGCCCATCGCCGCGCCGCGGCCCGCGCGTGAGGTGGAGCTGGTGGTCGGCGGCATGACGTGCGGCTCGTGCGCCGCGCGGATCGAACGCAAGCTCAACCGCGTCGACGGCGTCCGCGCAACCGTCAACTACGCCACCGGGAAAGCCGCCGTCTCGGTCCCGGCGTCGCTCACGGTCGAGGACATCGTCGCGGCGGTCGAAAGCGCCGGCTACACCGCCCGGCCACCGGCGCCGGAACGGCCGGAACCGGTCGCCGATCCCGTGCGGCGGCGGCTGCTCGGGTCCGCCGTCCTCACGGTGCCGGTCATCGCGCTCGCGATGGTGCCCGTGCTGCAGTTCCCGGCCTGGCAATGGGTGTCGCTGGTGCTGGCCACGCCGGTCGTGGTGTGGGGCGCGGGGCCGCTGCACCGCGCGGCGTGGGCGAACCTGAAACACCGGACGGCGACGATGGACACCCTCGTCTCGATCGGGGTCGCCGCGGCCTGCCTCTGGTCGCTGTACGCGCTGCTGTTCGGCGGCGCGGGTGAAATCGGGATGCGGCACGAGTTCGCCTTCACCCTCGCCGCCGACCACGACGTCGACGGGATCTACTTCGAGGTCGCCACCGGCGTCACGCTGTTCATCCTGGCCGGCCGGTTCTTCGAAGCCCGGTCGCGGCGACGCGCCGGAGCCGCCTTGCGGGCGTTGCTCGACCTCGGCGCGAAGTCCGTCTCCGTGCTGCGCGACGGCCGCGAAGAACGCATCCCGATCGACGGACTGCGCGTCGGCGACCGGTTCGTCGTGCGCCCCGGCGAGAAGATCGCCACGGACGGCGTGGTCGAAGACGGCACGTCGGCCGTCGACCTGAGCCTCGTCACCGGGGAAGCGGTGCCCGTCGAGGTGACGGTGGGCGCCGAGGTCGTCGGCGCGACGGTGACCATGAGCGGCCGGCTGCTCGTGCGCGCCACCCGCGTCGGCGCCGACACCCGGCTGGCGCGGATCGCCGCCATGGTGGAGCGGGCCCAGAGCGGCAAGGCGGACGTGCAGCGGCTCGCCGACCGCGTCTCGGCGGTGTTCGTGCCGGTGGTGATGGCGCTTTCCTCGGCCACCTTGGTGTTCTGGCTCGTGTCCGGCGCGGGGACCGCGGCCGCGTTCACCGCCGCGGTCGCCGTGCTGATCATCGCCTGCCCGTGCGCCCTGGGCTTGGCGACGCCGACCGCGCTGCTCGTCGGTACCGGCCGCGGTGCCCAGCTCGGCGTGCTGGTGAAAGGCCCGGAGATGCTGGAGTCGACCCGGCGGGTCGACACCGTCGTGCTCGACAAGACCGGCACGGTGACCACGGGCAAGATGAGCCTGGCCGCGATCCGGACCGACGACGGCACCCCGCGCGACCTCGCGCTCCAGCTGGCCGGGGCGCTGGAAAACGCGTCCGAGCACCCGATCGCGGTCGCCGTCACCGCCGCGGCCGTCCAGCGGTTCGGCTGGGTGGGCCAGGTGCGGGAGTTCCGCACGGTGGCCGGGTTCGGCGTGCTCGGCCGCGTCGAGGGCCACCGCGTCGTCATCGGCCGTCCCGAACTGCTGCGGCGGCTGAACGTCCGGCTGCCGCAGTCGTTGCTGCGCGCGAAGGAACGGGCCGAGCAGGAGGGGAACACGGCGGTGATCCTCGCCTGGGACGGGCTGGCGCACGCGGTGCTGGTGGTCGCGGACAGCGTCAAGCCGACGTCGGCGCCCGCGGTGTTCCAGCTGCGCCGGCTCGGCTTGAACCCGGTGCTGCTGACCGGGGACAACGACACCGTGGCGCGCGCGATCGCCCGCGAAGCCGGGATCACCGACGTGATCGCCGGCGTGTCCCCGGAGCAGAAAGTCGAAGTGATCCAAGGGATGCAGGCCCAGGGCCGCGTCGTCGCGATGATCGGCGACGGCGTCAACGACGCGGCGGCGCTGGCGACGGCGGACCTGGGCCTGGCGATCGGCACGGGCACGGACGCGGCGATCGAGGCGAGCGACCTCACCCTGGTCCGCGGCGACCTGCTCGCGGCGGTGGACGCGATCCGGCTGAGCCGCCGCACCCTGGCGACGATCAAGGCGAACCTGTTCTGGGCACTGGCGTACAACGTGGCGGCGCTGCCGCTGGCCGCGGCGGGCCTGCTGAACCCGATGATCGCGGGCGCGGCGATGGCGATGTCGAGCTGCCTGGTGGTCTCGAACAGCCTGCGCCTGACGCGGTTCCGGGGGAGCGCGGCCGGACAGTCGGGGGTGCCCGCCTGACGCGTCCGCATCCTGGCCGAAAACCGAGATCAACCGGACATAAGGTCACTCCTGCGCGTTACTTGCCGTCCACATGATGAGACGGTGGATCGA
This genomic window from Amycolatopsis mongoliensis contains:
- a CDS encoding DUF5134 domain-containing protein; its protein translation is MIEATGLRWILTIVFAGIGLFCLYRCFRRGPVTSRFGDVLHAAMCAAMVAMAWPATMAFARLPQLALFGFAAVWFAVATARGAAHGGHDGRWQPGFHAVMMAAMAWMVFAMPRAMVGSGAVSTTDMPGMEGMSMPLPAAGGGVPADVVVVALVLAIAFCLAGVAFLARAIDGARAAAPPVRTAGWGADALMGLGTTVMLLAML
- a CDS encoding copper resistance CopC family protein, coding for MKIARLFAASLLALTGLLAFAGPASAHTALKSSSPADGASLAAPPRKVELTFEEPVTLQPDPIAVTGPDSAKWTVSASSVTDAVITAAVLPAGPAGAYTLTYKVISDDGDKVTGEVHFTLTAPASVPTTASPVSPSAPAATSATPLAAAPLSDGGGVPAWVWILVAVVVVVAAVVVALRLRRGR
- a CDS encoding heavy metal translocating P-type ATPase; amino-acid sequence: MTSGYLRDPVTAPIAAPRPAREVELVVGGMTCGSCAARIERKLNRVDGVRATVNYATGKAAVSVPASLTVEDIVAAVESAGYTARPPAPERPEPVADPVRRRLLGSAVLTVPVIALAMVPVLQFPAWQWVSLVLATPVVVWGAGPLHRAAWANLKHRTATMDTLVSIGVAAACLWSLYALLFGGAGEIGMRHEFAFTLAADHDVDGIYFEVATGVTLFILAGRFFEARSRRRAGAALRALLDLGAKSVSVLRDGREERIPIDGLRVGDRFVVRPGEKIATDGVVEDGTSAVDLSLVTGEAVPVEVTVGAEVVGATVTMSGRLLVRATRVGADTRLARIAAMVERAQSGKADVQRLADRVSAVFVPVVMALSSATLVFWLVSGAGTAAAFTAAVAVLIIACPCALGLATPTALLVGTGRGAQLGVLVKGPEMLESTRRVDTVVLDKTGTVTTGKMSLAAIRTDDGTPRDLALQLAGALENASEHPIAVAVTAAAVQRFGWVGQVREFRTVAGFGVLGRVEGHRVVIGRPELLRRLNVRLPQSLLRAKERAEQEGNTAVILAWDGLAHAVLVVADSVKPTSAPAVFQLRRLGLNPVLLTGDNDTVARAIAREAGITDVIAGVSPEQKVEVIQGMQAQGRVVAMIGDGVNDAAALATADLGLAIGTGTDAAIEASDLTLVRGDLLAAVDAIRLSRRTLATIKANLFWALAYNVAALPLAAAGLLNPMIAGAAMAMSSCLVVSNSLRLTRFRGSAAGQSGVPA
- a CDS encoding heavy-metal-associated domain-containing protein — its product is MTQSTYAVTGMTCGHCAASVREELGELPGVRAVDVDVPAGRVVVTSESALVLEHVENAVRVAGYQLVR
- a CDS encoding sigma-70 family RNA polymerase sigma factor codes for the protein MRPLRADDDEITRWARLAGRGDQVALEHFVRATQPHVRRFVASLGDAQTADDLVQETYLRALGSLSRFKGDSSARTWLLSIARRAVADHIRAARCRPRSVSAADWQTLSARDEPATRSLLEEQVVLDQLVGALDPERRDAFVLTQALGLSYADAAEVCGCPVGTIRSRVARARDDLLAAMADAPGRRRTAVG
- a CDS encoding zf-HC2 domain-containing protein — encoded protein: MDCALFRESLSAAMDGETGPLPEAEVDRHLQGCGACQAWQDQARRLRRSMVRQAPEVPDLTAAILATAPLPSREKWGARVALALVGLVQSGLGFAEFLLPADAHAAHSGAVHLSNESAAWNLALGIGLLWAALRPRTAGAQLPLFAGFTLVLGVTSVIDASGGQVGPGRLLTHGLLLVGLVLLVVVHREHRRRPAPAPLTADALGTDDEVRLAEHAAPAPLVPVRSRFPRRPASRHRAA